The following are encoded together in the Glycine soja cultivar W05 chromosome 5, ASM419377v2, whole genome shotgun sequence genome:
- the LOC114411492 gene encoding uncharacterized protein LOC114411492, giving the protein MESSNEKMTDKRKVLGKNNEETRSYFTWNLEMERVLADVLRDQRNLGNKGDGGWKRSALNAAAAVLSTSFNVNVTSDNVKNLIKLWRSWYGIVSDILGQSGFDWDGTKHMITVENENAWNEYCTSHKSAKPFRFKVLQNWDDIVDLCAKDRATGHGAETAMDADEAMSRETNEVEFMGLGATAIDLEEPSSNTKGKRQCSTSSGTHPHKRKMGEKEGITASLDKMANSFNRMVERMDGKVDDEDIQEVLREAALIPDLSRQQWAKAIKWLADDPKR; this is encoded by the exons ATGGAGTCGTCTAATGAAAAAATGACGgacaaaagaaaagttttaggaaaaaataatgaggaaACAAGAAGTTATTTTACATGGAATTTGGAAATGGAACGTGTATTGGCTGATGTACTTAGAGATCAAAGGAATTTGGGCAACAAGGGTGACGGAGGTTGGAAAAGGTCAGCATTGAATGCTGCAGCCGCAGTGTTATCTACAAGCTTCAATGTTAATGTCACATCAGATAATGTCAAAAATCTTATCAAATTATGGAGATCGTGGTATGGTATTGTAAGTGACATCCTTGGCCAGAGTGGATTTGATTGGGATGGCACTAAGCACATGATCACAGTTGAGAAtgaaaatgcttggaatgaatatTGCACT TCGCATAAATCGGCTAAACCGTTTCGATTCAAGGTGCTTCAAAATTGGGATGATATAGTGGATTTGTGTGCTAAAGATAGAGCCACCGGTCATGGAGCTGAAACTGCTATGGATGCTGATGAAGCGATGAGTAGAGAAACAAATGAAGTGGAATTCATGGGGTTAGGTGCTACTGCCATAGATTTAGAAGAACCAAGCTCTaatacaaaaggaaaaagacaaTGTTCGACTTCTTCTGGCACACATCCTCACAAGAGAAAGAtgggagaaaaagaaggaataaCAGCTTCTTTGGATAAAATGGCGAACTCTTTTAACCGAATGGTGGAAAGAATGGATGGTAAAGTTGATGATGAAGATATTCAAGAAGTATTACGTGAGGCAGCTTTGATACCAGATCTTAGTAGACAACAATGGGCTAAAGCTATTAAATGGTTAGCTGACGATCCAAAGCGTTAG
- the LOC114411493 gene encoding uncharacterized protein LOC114411493, with translation MDHSIVDTAMTSRKRKREEYKKIILLAAACVVHMVIGVVTWYHNNYFVKEPTRNWELERQSFLNRLYRGTNKDCIEQLRLSKNAFFNLCRILQEKGGLVRTRNVPTTEAVAMFLHILAHNLKYRVVQFSYCRSKETISRQFNDVLRAVMKVSKDYLNFQPCTLEGAEANKWRWFERCIGALDGTHIPVTVSPDERPRYRNRKGDVSTNVLAACGPDLRFIYVLPGWEGSAGDS, from the exons ATGGATCATAGCATAGTTGACACTGCAATGACTTCAAGAAAACGTAAAAGAGAAGAGTATAAGAAGATAATCTTATTAGCTGCTGCTTGTGTTGTTCATATGGTCATTGGTGTAGTGACATGGTATCATAATAACTATTTTGTTAAGGAACCAACCCGTAATTGGGAACTAGAACGTCAGAGCTTCCTTAATCGTCTTTATAGAGGAACAAATAAAGATTGCATTGAACAATTGAGGCTTagtaaaaatgcattttttaacctttgtagaattttacaagaaaaggGTGGATTAGTAAGAACAAGAAATgttccaacaactgaagcagTAGCAATGTTTTTACATATCCTTGCTCACAACCTAAAATATAGGGTAGTGCAATTTAGTTAttgtagatctaaagaaaccatAAGTAGGCAATTCAATGATGTCTTGAGAGCGGTAATGAAAGTGAGCAAAGACTATTTGAACTTTCAACCTTGTACTTTAGAAGGTGCGGAAGCAAACAAGTGGAGATGGTTTGAG AGATGTATTGGAGCACTTGATGGGACTCATATTCCGGTTACAGTTTCTCCTGATGAGAGACCTAGATATCGTAATAGAAAGGGTGATGTCTCTACAAATGTGTTAGCTGCTTGTGGTCCAGATTTAAGGTTTATTTATGTGTTACCTGGGTGGGAAGGGTCTGCAGGAGATTCTTGA